One region of Juglans microcarpa x Juglans regia isolate MS1-56 chromosome 7S, Jm3101_v1.0, whole genome shotgun sequence genomic DNA includes:
- the LOC121241331 gene encoding superoxide dismutase [Cu-Zn], chloroplastic, which produces MQAALSAMAAQIIILSPPHFSPNPPHPTPLLGSSFLHGASLKLPTQSMTVSLSAKPLTVVAATKKAVAVLKGNSNVEGVVTLAQEDDGPTTVNVRVTGLTAGPHGFHLHEFGDTTNGCISTGAHFNPKKLTHGAPEDEVRHAGDLGNIVANADGVAEATIVDSQIPLSGPNAVIGRALVVHELEDDLGKGGHELSLTTGNAGGRLACGVVGLTPV; this is translated from the exons ATGCAAGCTGCACTGTCAGCCATGGCCGCCCAAATCATCATCCTTTCTCCTCCTCACTTCTCCCCAAACCCTCCCCACCCAACTCCTCTCCTCGGCTCCTCCTTCCTCCACGGCGCCTCCCTCAAGCTCCCCACCCAATCTATGACCGTCTCACTTTCCGCCAAACCACTCACTGTCGTCGCCGCCACCAAGAAAGCCGTAGCCGTCCTCAAGGGCAACTCAAATGTCGAAGGTGTTGTTACGTTGGCCCAAGAAGACGACG GTCCAACAACAGTCAATGTTCGTGTTACTGGGCTTACTGCGGGGCCTCATGGATTTCACCTA CATGAGTTCGGTGACACGACAAATGGGTGCATCTCAACCG GAGCACATTTCAACCCTAAGAAACTGACACACGGTGCTCCTGAGGATGAAGTCCGTCATGCGGGTGACCTGGGAAACATAGTTGCCAATGCCGATG GGGTGGCAGAGGCAACAATTGTGGATAGCCAG ATACCATTAAGTGGCCCTAATGCAGTTATTGGAAGAGCCTTAGTGGTCCATGAACTTGAGGATGACCTTGGAAAGG GTGGACATGAACTTAGTCTGACCACTGGCAATGCAGGTGGAAGATTGGCATGTG